A region from the Aliarcobacter thereius LMG 24486 genome encodes:
- a CDS encoding B12-binding domain-containing radical SAM protein, whose amino-acid sequence MNIEKKIILTTLNSRFSHSSLSLRYLFANLKELKDEAKILEFVINSQNQTLVEEILAYKPKIVLISTYIWNANDVAELVKYIKLISPQTIVALGGPEISHLPHRVDFEKADYFMFGEGEVSVYNLCKNILGGIRPKDKIISAKPVEFDKIALPYDYYTDFDIQNRHIYIESSRGCPFTCEFCLSSIDSSMRYLPIDVFLNEIDKLWNRGARNYKFIDRTFNLKISFAKAILDYFLAKDEDYFLHFEVIPDNFPLELRERLKQFKAGSLQLEVGIQTLNLDVAKNINRNLRIEKIKDNLKFLSQETKAHMHIDLIVGLPSETIESFRENLDLLYTLSSGEIQIGILKKLSGTTLNRHDELHGMVYNPNPPYDILKNNLINFDLMQDMKRFARFWDIVYNSGNFIKTSKLLFKDGKVFDGFFAFSKWIYKRSESTFKISLDRVAEYLFEYLSRDYEEEILVNTILEDVMAVDGRKVPPFLKKFKKYEKEFIQVELKRANKRQVLRLDASE is encoded by the coding sequence TTGAATATAGAAAAGAAAATAATATTAACAACACTAAACTCAAGATTTTCGCACTCAAGTCTATCTTTACGATATCTATTTGCAAACTTAAAAGAGCTAAAAGATGAAGCAAAGATATTGGAGTTTGTAATAAATAGTCAAAATCAAACTTTGGTTGAAGAGATTTTGGCATATAAACCAAAAATTGTATTAATCTCAACATATATTTGGAATGCAAATGATGTAGCAGAACTCGTAAAATATATAAAACTAATAAGCCCACAAACAATAGTTGCTTTGGGTGGTCCAGAAATTAGCCATTTACCACATAGAGTTGATTTTGAAAAAGCAGATTATTTTATGTTTGGAGAGGGTGAAGTAAGTGTTTATAACTTATGTAAAAATATTTTAGGTGGAATTAGACCAAAGGATAAAATAATAAGTGCAAAACCTGTTGAGTTTGACAAAATTGCTTTGCCTTATGATTATTATACAGATTTTGATATACAAAATAGACATATTTATATAGAAAGTAGCCGAGGATGTCCATTTACTTGTGAGTTTTGTCTTTCTAGTATTGATTCATCAATGAGATATTTGCCTATTGATGTTTTTTTAAATGAGATTGATAAGCTTTGGAATAGGGGAGCAAGAAATTATAAGTTTATAGATAGAACTTTTAATCTTAAAATATCTTTTGCAAAAGCTATTTTGGACTATTTTTTGGCAAAAGATGAGGACTATTTTTTACACTTTGAAGTAATTCCTGATAATTTTCCTCTTGAGTTAAGGGAGAGATTAAAACAGTTTAAAGCTGGGAGTTTACAGCTTGAAGTAGGAATACAAACTCTAAACTTAGATGTTGCAAAAAATATAAATAGAAATCTTAGAATTGAAAAAATAAAAGATAATCTAAAATTCCTAAGCCAAGAGACAAAAGCTCATATGCATATAGATTTGATTGTAGGACTTCCTAGTGAAACTATTGAGAGTTTTAGAGAAAATCTTGATTTATTGTACACTTTAAGTTCTGGAGAAATACAAATTGGAATATTAAAAAAACTTTCTGGAACGACCTTAAATAGGCATGATGAACTGCATGGAATGGTATATAATCCAAATCCGCCTTATGATATTTTAAAAAATAATTTGATAAATTTTGATTTAATGCAAGATATGAAACGCTTTGCAAGATTTTGGGATATAGTTTACAATAGTGGGAATTTTATAAAAACATCTAAACTATTATTCAAAGATGGCAAGGTTTTTGATGGTTTTTTTGCTTTTTCAAAATGGATTTACAAAAGAAGTGAAAGTACATTTAAAATCTCGCTTGATAGAGTTGCAGAGTATCTATTTGAATACTTAAGCCGTGATTATGAAGAGGAAATTTTGGTAAATACAATATTAGAAGATGTTATGGCAGTTGATGGAAGAAAAGTACCGCCATTTTTGAAGAAATTTAAAAAATATGAAAAAGAGTTTATACAAGTTGAATTAAAAAGAGCAAATAAAAGACAAGTTTTGAGGCTTGATGCCAGTGAGTAA
- a CDS encoding WYL domain-containing protein — protein MQTKKSILQLQLLKELLEGKKISLKVFSSKYDLSIRTAQRYIEDIIEIFEENLIKDSEYYSFISNSILETNILNFNKKELENFVDLYSLLDFDFSRNLDEKDKTILQKMEKKYSQVYMIKQNPFEQFTQKKDLLFDIKDAIKNRRYTKIEYTSDKKYIYEQAKILKIVFAEGNFYLAILTNEDINNGFKFLRLSFLDKIILYPNSFKKDYEAEDFLKNFQTLFSNYKKEPFEVVLKVDNKIKRFFINKKFLSSQKIVENKEDLILSFKVTNSMEILPLVKKWLPNIKIISPKNLKDQLENELREYLN, from the coding sequence TTGCAAACAAAAAAATCAATACTTCAACTACAACTTTTAAAAGAGCTTTTAGAGGGAAAAAAGATCTCTCTTAAAGTTTTCTCTTCAAAATATGATTTAAGTATTAGAACAGCTCAAAGATATATTGAAGATATAATTGAAATTTTTGAAGAAAATCTTATAAAAGATAGTGAATATTATAGTTTTATTTCAAATTCAATATTAGAGACAAATATTTTAAATTTCAATAAAAAAGAGCTAGAAAATTTTGTAGATTTATACTCTTTACTTGATTTTGATTTTTCAAGAAATTTAGATGAAAAAGATAAAACTATACTTCAAAAGATGGAGAAAAAGTATTCTCAAGTTTATATGATAAAGCAAAATCCATTTGAACAATTTACACAAAAAAAAGATTTGTTGTTTGATATTAAAGATGCAATAAAAAATAGAAGATATACAAAAATAGAGTACACAAGTGATAAAAAATATATTTATGAACAAGCAAAGATTTTAAAAATAGTATTTGCTGAAGGAAATTTCTATTTAGCTATTTTGACAAATGAAGATATAAATAATGGTTTTAAATTTTTAAGATTAAGCTTTTTGGATAAAATTATTTTATATCCAAATAGTTTTAAAAAAGATTATGAAGCAGAAGATTTTTTAAAGAATTTTCAAACACTATTTTCAAACTATAAAAAAGAGCCATTTGAGGTAGTTTTAAAAGTAGATAATAAAATTAAAAGATTTTTTATAAATAAGAAGTTTCTATCTTCACAAAAAATAGTAGAAAATAAAGAAGATTTGATTTTGAGTTTTAAAGTTACAAATAGTATGGAAATATTACCTCTTGTTAAAAAATGGTTACCAAATATAAAAATAATATCTCCAAAAAATTTAAAAGATCAGTTGGAAAATGAATTAAGAGAGTATTTAAATTGA
- a CDS encoding porin family protein, with protein MKIITKVALASMLFAGSLSANSVAHFGITAVNSDVKLENGDKFTEYGFTFGATKYFDSNILLGVDASVTFGSMDFTSGGETKSILMTGLSAEARAGYSFFDRKLDLYAAIGYGGQGFDNGESNAAGLGYGAGIQYNFAEHWAVAADYRKYDMDFEGLVDYDLNRVGFSLKYRY; from the coding sequence ATGAAAATAATTACAAAAGTAGCTTTAGCATCTATGCTTTTTGCAGGTTCTTTAAGTGCAAATTCAGTTGCACACTTTGGTATTACAGCAGTGAATTCAGATGTAAAATTGGAAAATGGAGATAAATTTACAGAGTATGGATTTACTTTTGGTGCTACAAAATATTTTGATTCAAATATTTTACTTGGAGTTGATGCTTCAGTTACATTTGGTAGTATGGATTTCACTTCAGGTGGAGAGACTAAATCTATATTAATGACAGGATTATCAGCAGAAGCAAGAGCTGGTTATTCTTTTTTTGATAGAAAACTTGATCTTTATGCTGCTATTGGTTACGGTGGACAAGGATTTGACAATGGTGAATCAAATGCTGCTGGTTTAGGTTATGGTGCTGGGATTCAATATAACTTTGCTGAGCATTGGGCAGTAGCAGCTGATTATAGAAAATATGATATGGATTTCGAAGGTTTAGTTGATTATGATTTAAACAGAGTTGGATTTTCACTTAAATATAGATATTAA
- the cas2 gene encoding CRISPR-associated endonuclease Cas2, giving the protein MKYLITYDIENNKRRKKVSDELEAFGYRVNYSVFECELNKTKFNKLVKTLEEIIDKKSDSLRLYHLCESCIPKSFELCNREEIFEKKEYFI; this is encoded by the coding sequence ATGAAATATTTAATAACTTATGATATAGAAAATAATAAACGAAGAAAAAAAGTTTCAGATGAATTAGAAGCCTTTGGATATAGAGTAAATTATTCAGTTTTTGAGTGTGAATTAAATAAAACAAAATTTAATAAATTAGTTAAAACTTTAGAAGAAATAATAGACAAAAAATCAGATAGTTTACGACTATATCATCTTTGTGAGAGTTGTATTCCAAAATCTTTTGAGCTTTGTAATAGGGAGGAAATTTTTGAAAAAAAAGAGTATTTTATATAA
- the cas1 gene encoding CRISPR-associated endonuclease Cas1 has product MFIKHLEEIFTKENLKSSYLQISSTTKGIDEVSYEEFNKELTKNLQNIIELIFNNKYSPEPLKKIEIEKENSSKKRPIALSSLKDKIIQKTLYISLNDYFDNTFSDKSYAYRKGKSTLKAVNRVVNLIQEKNHWILKTDIKDFFENINHEKLLKILERQIEDKRIIRLIALFIQTGSFKKHDFIEHNLGVHQGDILSPLLSNIYLDLMDRFLEKQNIAFVRFADDFVILTEDEKKAIEYQEQLELFLKSIDLSLNLDKTYISHIKDGFSFLGVEFVGKNRFVDNERLQKTISNIIQMSKRRTTLKEFIEELNIYLYTLKNYYLKIIIPNSTQHQLLKDAVIESTSHKVYINKENKIIITKKQFRIFLEHLKLDLLFDDVEIKDKIDLIIAKAFEQYLANKSYKETKTLVDKKKNTYAKKFANDSTIHIAQQGLFLGISKNKFVVKEYGKIQNSFAIDKVNRIILEGEGILLSTNIIKRCTQNKITIDFINRDSISYASLITNKTAVAQNINKQSKILNTDFQIELAKQFIFGKAKNQLNYIKYLNKYHKILTDNIIKIERIVNLKIKHSKTVQELMGYEGSISAIYWQSLRAIIQIPFEKRVTYGAKDIVNSSLNYAYAILYGKVQHYLVHAGLSLNISFLHSIDVNKPTLTFDMIEEFRTFIVDRTIISMLNKDIEIKLDKDGLLTKASRQLISKNIKEKLGSYTMWKKESIKVENIIQIQCYSLAKTIDDNKIPYKPFIGKF; this is encoded by the coding sequence ATGTTTATTAAACATTTAGAAGAGATATTTACAAAAGAGAATTTAAAATCTTCATATTTACAAATTTCTTCAACTACAAAGGGAATAGATGAAGTTTCATATGAAGAATTTAATAAAGAACTTACAAAAAATCTTCAAAATATTATAGAACTTATTTTTAATAATAAATACTCTCCAGAACCACTCAAAAAAATAGAAATTGAAAAAGAAAACAGCTCTAAAAAAAGACCAATAGCATTGAGTAGTTTGAAAGATAAGATTATTCAAAAAACTTTATACATATCTTTAAACGACTATTTTGATAATACATTTAGTGATAAATCATATGCTTATAGAAAAGGAAAATCTACATTAAAAGCTGTAAATAGAGTTGTGAATTTGATTCAAGAAAAAAATCATTGGATTTTAAAAACAGATATAAAAGATTTTTTTGAAAATATAAATCATGAAAAACTATTAAAAATATTAGAAAGACAAATTGAAGATAAAAGAATTATTAGATTGATTGCACTTTTTATACAAACAGGATCATTTAAAAAACATGATTTTATAGAGCATAATTTAGGAGTTCATCAAGGAGATATTTTATCCCCATTATTATCAAATATATATTTAGATCTTATGGATAGATTTTTAGAGAAACAAAATATAGCTTTTGTAAGGTTTGCAGATGATTTTGTAATACTTACAGAAGATGAAAAAAAAGCTATAGAGTATCAAGAACAGCTTGAATTGTTTTTAAAAAGTATTGATTTGTCTTTGAATTTAGATAAAACATATATCTCTCATATAAAAGATGGATTTAGTTTTTTAGGAGTGGAGTTTGTAGGTAAAAATAGATTTGTAGATAATGAACGACTTCAAAAAACTATCTCAAATATAATACAGATGTCAAAAAGAAGAACAACTTTAAAAGAGTTTATAGAAGAGTTAAATATTTATCTATATACTTTAAAAAACTACTATTTGAAAATTATAATACCAAATTCTACTCAACATCAACTATTAAAAGATGCAGTTATAGAATCAACTTCACATAAAGTATATATAAATAAAGAAAATAAGATTATTATTACTAAAAAACAATTTAGGATCTTTTTAGAACATCTTAAATTAGATCTATTATTTGATGATGTAGAGATAAAAGACAAAATAGATTTAATAATAGCAAAAGCCTTTGAACAATATCTAGCAAATAAATCATATAAAGAGACAAAAACTTTAGTAGATAAAAAAAAGAATACTTATGCAAAAAAATTTGCAAATGATTCTACTATACATATAGCTCAACAAGGCTTGTTCCTAGGTATCTCAAAAAACAAGTTTGTTGTAAAAGAGTATGGAAAAATTCAAAATAGTTTTGCCATTGACAAAGTAAATAGGATTATTTTAGAAGGAGAAGGAATACTTTTATCTACTAACATTATAAAAAGATGTACACAAAATAAAATCACAATAGATTTTATAAATCGTGATTCAATCTCTTATGCCTCTTTAATTACTAATAAAACAGCTGTTGCTCAAAATATAAATAAACAATCAAAAATTTTAAATACAGATTTTCAAATAGAATTAGCAAAACAGTTTATTTTTGGAAAAGCAAAAAATCAATTAAATTATATAAAATACTTAAATAAATATCATAAAATATTGACTGATAATATCATTAAAATTGAAAGAATAGTAAATTTAAAAATAAAACATTCAAAAACAGTTCAAGAGCTTATGGGATATGAAGGATCAATATCGGCTATATATTGGCAAAGTTTAAGAGCAATTATTCAAATACCTTTTGAAAAAAGAGTTACTTATGGAGCAAAAGATATTGTAAATAGCTCTTTAAATTATGCATATGCAATACTATATGGTAAAGTTCAGCACTATTTAGTTCATGCAGGACTTAGTCTAAATATCTCTTTTCTTCACTCAATAGATGTAAATAAACCAACTCTTACATTTGATATGATAGAAGAGTTTAGAACTTTTATTGTAGATAGAACAATAATCTCCATGTTAAACAAAGATATAGAAATAAAGCTAGATAAAGATGGACTTCTTACAAAAGCTTCCAGACAATTAATATCTAAAAATATAAAAGAGAAATTAGGAAGTTATACTATGTGGAAAAAAGAGTCTATAAAAGTAGAAAATATCATTCAAATACAATGTTATAGCCTAGCTAAAACAATAGATGATAATAAAATTCCATATAAACCATTTATAGGAAAATTTTAA